A single region of the Polyodon spathula isolate WHYD16114869_AA chromosome 5, ASM1765450v1, whole genome shotgun sequence genome encodes:
- the LOC121315280 gene encoding E3 ubiquitin-protein ligase SHPRH-like codes for MFLFLWSHPVLTCEHYFCNECIAIIVEQYSTGIHRRAIKCAICRQTTSHKEISYVFTAETTKQDEEISVKANCCSQVSNQINRRGKNADHVENSRKKPRHHLHEAV; via the exons atgtttttgtttctatGGTCTCACCCCGTTTTAACATGCGAGCACTACTTTTGTAATGAGTGCATAGCTATCATTGTGGAGCAGTACAGCACTGGGATCCACAGGAGGGCCATCAAGTGTGCCATCTGCAGACAGACCACCTCTCATAAAGAAATCTCCTATGTGTTCACAGCTGAGACTACAAAACAGGATGAGGAGATCTCTGTCAAG GCCAACTGTTGTTCACAGGTTTCTAATCAGATCAACCGTAGAGGAAAGAATGCAGACCATGTTGAAAACAGCAGAAAGAAG CCACGGCACCACCTCCATGAAGCAGTCTGA